The following are encoded in a window of Miltoncostaea marina genomic DNA:
- a CDS encoding LLM class flavin-dependent oxidoreductase: protein MAVCLAAAGRAARRPLAAGSRAVLAALAALAGLTALDAFEEYPPLMATAWGAPATAGPLATLAGALALASAGLAAHPAALAAVAPSSGPSRATVTSLAGVASEVAALAVAGAWAAGGLPAAAAGLMIGAAGGGYPAVVRSSARGAAAARPRGEVGVSVIESVRGVLWARRRQPDDVAYLMAAAHERFAPAELVAQAQAAEAAGFDGVCCSDHTAPWWAPDAAPAACGNAWVWLGAVGQATSEISIGTAVTALVHRYNPLVVAQQLATLEEMFPGRAFLGVGSGEAMNEVPAGMRWPGTGEQLARTEEALTIITRLLDGETVDFEGRFFRAHRARLYLRTPRRPPVYMSAFHEGAAEVAGRLADGLWTLGDPQTAPGMIAAHRRAAEAAGREPAEIILQTLASFGATDEEALESSREWKGTLVDEAYTDDLPDPARIGAAGARISDAKYTAMSIVSADPAVHARKLKLLRGMGATAIVVMNVSGADPLGLIRAYGESVLPELRS from the coding sequence GTGGCGGTGTGCCTGGCGGCCGCCGGCCGCGCGGCGCGGCGGCCGCTCGCCGCCGGGTCGCGCGCCGTGCTCGCCGCGCTGGCGGCGCTCGCCGGCCTGACGGCGCTCGACGCCTTCGAGGAGTACCCCCCGCTGATGGCGACCGCGTGGGGCGCGCCGGCGACCGCCGGGCCGCTCGCGACGCTCGCCGGCGCGCTCGCGCTGGCGAGCGCCGGCCTGGCCGCGCACCCCGCGGCCCTGGCCGCGGTGGCGCCCTCTTCCGGCCCCTCGCGCGCGACCGTCACCTCCCTGGCGGGCGTCGCGTCCGAGGTGGCCGCGCTCGCGGTGGCGGGCGCCTGGGCGGCCGGCGGCCTGCCAGCGGCCGCCGCGGGCCTGATGATTGGCGCGGCCGGGGGCGGGTACCCGGCGGTCGTCCGCTCCAGCGCGCGCGGCGCCGCCGCGGCGCGCCCGAGAGGGGAGGTCGGGGTGTCGGTGATCGAGTCGGTGCGCGGCGTGCTGTGGGCGCGGCGGCGCCAGCCGGACGACGTGGCGTACCTGATGGCGGCGGCCCACGAGCGCTTCGCGCCGGCCGAGCTGGTCGCCCAGGCCCAGGCGGCCGAGGCCGCGGGCTTCGACGGCGTGTGCTGCAGCGACCACACCGCGCCGTGGTGGGCGCCCGACGCGGCGCCGGCGGCGTGCGGCAACGCCTGGGTGTGGCTCGGCGCCGTCGGCCAGGCGACGTCGGAGATCTCGATCGGCACCGCCGTCACCGCGCTGGTGCACCGCTACAACCCGCTCGTGGTGGCCCAGCAGCTGGCGACGCTCGAGGAGATGTTCCCGGGCCGCGCCTTCCTCGGGGTCGGCTCCGGCGAGGCGATGAACGAGGTGCCGGCGGGCATGCGCTGGCCCGGCACCGGCGAGCAGCTCGCCCGCACGGAGGAGGCGCTCACCATCATCACGCGCCTGCTCGACGGCGAGACGGTCGACTTCGAGGGGCGCTTCTTCCGCGCCCACCGCGCGCGCCTCTATCTGCGCACGCCCCGGCGGCCCCCCGTCTACATGTCGGCCTTCCACGAGGGCGCGGCCGAGGTGGCGGGCCGCCTCGCCGACGGCCTGTGGACGCTCGGCGACCCGCAGACGGCCCCCGGGATGATCGCGGCCCACCGGCGCGCCGCCGAGGCGGCCGGCCGCGAGCCGGCCGAGATCATCCTCCAGACGCTGGCCTCGTTCGGCGCCACCGACGAGGAGGCCCTGGAGTCGAGCCGCGAGTGGAAGGGCACGCTCGTGGACGAGGCCTACACCGACGACCTCCCCGACCCGGCGCGGATCGGGGCCGCGGGCGCGCGGATCTCCGACGCGAAGTACACCGCGATGTCGATCGTGTCGGCCGACCCGGCCGTGCACGCGCGCAAGCTCAAGCTGCTGCGCGGCATGGGGGCCACGGCGATCGTGGTGATGAACGTGTCGGGCGCCGACCCGCTCGGCCTGATCCGCGCCTACGGCGAGTCGGTGCTCCCCGAGCTGCGCTCGTAG
- a CDS encoding flavin reductase family protein encodes MGAPVVHWLVSRLDYPMFIVTVRGRSEPAGCLVGFTTQCSIHPPRFLVCISERNHTFAVAREAEVMVVHMVPEHATALAELFGSETGDEVDKFARCRWTPGPMGTPVLDDLGNWFAGRIIERLPAGDHTAYVLEPVAVGEEDPGRPFTFHRARRIQPGHPP; translated from the coding sequence GTGGGCGCGCCCGTGGTGCACTGGCTGGTGAGCCGGCTCGACTACCCGATGTTCATCGTGACGGTGCGCGGGCGCAGCGAGCCCGCCGGGTGCCTCGTGGGCTTCACCACCCAGTGCAGCATCCACCCGCCGCGGTTCCTCGTCTGCATCTCGGAGCGCAACCACACCTTCGCCGTCGCCCGCGAGGCCGAGGTGATGGTCGTGCACATGGTCCCCGAGCACGCGACCGCGCTCGCGGAGCTGTTCGGGTCGGAGACGGGCGACGAGGTCGACAAGTTCGCGCGCTGCCGCTGGACGCCGGGGCCGATGGGCACGCCGGTGCTCGACGACCTCGGCAACTGGTTCGCCGGCCGCATCATCGAGCGGCTGCCCGCCGGCGACCACACCGCCTACGTGCTCGAGCCCGTCGCCGTCGGCGAGGAGGACCCGGGGCGGCCGTTCACCTTCCACCGCGCCAGGCGCATCCAGCCCGGCCATCCGCCCTGA
- a CDS encoding LLM class flavin-dependent oxidoreductase: MRPLTIGALGITRPPVDAVLRQAAALEAGGVDVVWYSDHFLHWFPPGVWTPDLVPHAAASRTPHVFLDPVPLMAAAAQGTGRIRFGTGVTDAVRRHPAVLAQTFLTLDHVTRGRAILGIGVGEAENIVPFGMAYERTASRLIEAVEVIRALWATTEPVDFDGDHFRLRGAILGAEPYGDRPPPLWMAAHRPRVLRAAGRLADGWLPLILDPAEYAASLAALRAAGAAAGRPEDAVVAGLYAWLVVADTREAAERLLDESLLLRLVALTAPAEEYERAGAEHPLASRWGLLDFVPTDLTREQALAAAAAVPGEVMRRHYMWGTPDDVVERLGRFRAAGMEHVDLVDVAALGDPALAASAPERLGAIIAGLRAAGG, encoded by the coding sequence GTGAGGCCGCTGACGATCGGGGCGCTCGGGATCACCCGGCCGCCCGTGGACGCCGTGCTGCGGCAGGCAGCGGCGCTCGAGGCCGGCGGCGTGGACGTGGTCTGGTACTCCGACCACTTCCTGCACTGGTTCCCGCCCGGGGTGTGGACGCCCGACCTCGTGCCGCACGCCGCCGCGTCGCGCACCCCGCACGTCTTCCTCGACCCGGTGCCGCTCATGGCGGCGGCCGCGCAGGGCACCGGGCGCATCCGCTTCGGCACCGGCGTGACCGACGCCGTGCGGCGCCACCCGGCCGTGCTGGCGCAGACCTTCCTCACCCTCGACCACGTCACGCGGGGCCGGGCGATCCTCGGCATCGGCGTCGGCGAGGCCGAGAACATCGTGCCCTTCGGGATGGCGTACGAGCGCACCGCCTCGCGGCTGATCGAGGCCGTCGAGGTGATCCGGGCGCTGTGGGCCACGACCGAGCCGGTCGACTTCGACGGCGACCACTTCCGGCTGCGGGGCGCGATCCTCGGCGCGGAGCCGTACGGCGACCGGCCGCCGCCGCTGTGGATGGCCGCCCACCGGCCGCGCGTGCTCCGCGCCGCCGGGCGGCTCGCCGACGGCTGGCTGCCGCTGATCCTCGACCCGGCCGAGTACGCTGCCTCGCTGGCCGCGCTGCGCGCGGCGGGCGCCGCCGCGGGCCGCCCGGAGGACGCCGTGGTGGCCGGGCTCTACGCCTGGCTGGTGGTCGCCGACACCCGCGAGGCCGCCGAGCGCCTGCTCGACGAGTCGCTGCTGCTGCGCCTGGTGGCGCTCACCGCGCCGGCCGAGGAGTACGAGCGGGCCGGCGCCGAGCACCCGCTGGCCAGCCGCTGGGGGCTGCTCGACTTCGTGCCGACCGACCTCACCCGCGAGCAGGCGCTCGCCGCAGCGGCCGCCGTGCCGGGCGAGGTGATGCGCCGCCACTACATGTGGGGCACGCCCGACGACGTGGTGGAGCGCCTCGGGCGCTTCCGCGCGGCGGGGATGGAGCACGTCGACCTCGTCGACGTCGCGGCGCTCGGCGACCCGGCCCTCGCCGCGTCGGCGCCCGAGCGCCTGGGGGCGATCATCGCCGGCCTGCGCGCCGCCGGGGGCTGA
- a CDS encoding S1C family serine protease, whose protein sequence is MLVLALAGCGGDGGDGDDEAAGSSPATASAPAAATAPATATAPAPAGGAPATGATVADIPAIVDRVAPSVVAILVRTGQGEGEGSGVVIREGGVIVTNAHVVAGASRVTVALRSGERLTGRVEASDERGDLAVVRVDRDDLPVAELRTDAPRVGELAIAIGNPLGFESTVTAGIVSGLHRSIPSGGRTPALVDLVQTDAAISPGNSGGALVDGRGRIIGINVAYIPPQARAVSIGFAIPASEVDSVVTQLLDSGRVQRSYLGLVPGPVQAELGSTDQGAAVLSVVDGGPAAEAGVRPGDVIVSAGGDPVRQVEDLYAALRRTQPGDELRLEVLRDGDRRAVTVTLGARP, encoded by the coding sequence GTGCTCGTGCTCGCGCTCGCCGGCTGCGGGGGCGACGGCGGCGACGGCGACGACGAGGCGGCCGGCTCGTCGCCGGCGACCGCGTCCGCCCCGGCCGCGGCGACGGCCCCCGCCACCGCGACGGCGCCCGCCCCGGCCGGCGGCGCGCCGGCCACGGGGGCGACGGTGGCCGACATCCCGGCCATCGTGGACCGCGTGGCGCCGTCGGTCGTCGCGATCCTGGTGCGGACCGGGCAGGGCGAGGGCGAGGGCAGCGGCGTCGTGATCCGCGAGGGCGGGGTCATCGTGACCAACGCCCACGTGGTGGCGGGCGCCTCGCGCGTGACGGTGGCGCTGCGCTCCGGCGAGCGCCTGACGGGCCGGGTGGAGGCGTCCGACGAGCGCGGCGACCTCGCCGTCGTGCGGGTGGACCGCGACGACCTGCCGGTCGCCGAGCTGAGGACCGACGCTCCGCGCGTGGGCGAGCTCGCCATCGCGATCGGCAACCCGCTCGGCTTCGAGAGCACGGTCACCGCCGGGATCGTCTCGGGCCTGCACCGCTCCATCCCCTCGGGCGGCCGCACGCCGGCGCTCGTCGACCTGGTGCAGACCGACGCGGCGATCTCGCCCGGCAACTCCGGCGGCGCGCTGGTCGATGGCCGGGGCCGCATCATCGGCATCAACGTCGCCTACATCCCGCCGCAGGCGCGGGCGGTCTCGATCGGGTTCGCGATCCCGGCGTCCGAGGTCGACTCCGTCGTGACCCAGCTGCTCGACAGCGGCCGGGTGCAGCGCAGCTACCTCGGGCTCGTGCCCGGCCCCGTGCAGGCCGAGCTCGGGTCCACCGACCAGGGCGCGGCCGTGCTGTCGGTGGTCGACGGCGGCCCGGCGGCCGAGGCCGGCGTTCGGCCCGGCGACGTGATCGTGTCGGCCGGCGGCGACCCGGTGAGGCAGGTCGAGGACCTCTACGCCGCGCTGCGCCGCACCCAGCCCGGCGACGAGCTGCGGCTGGAGGTGCTGCGCGACGGCGACCGCCGGGCGGTCACCGTGACCCTCGGGGCCCGCCCGTGA
- a CDS encoding monovalent cation/H(+) antiporter subunit G: protein MEAVLDVVGVALLMLGLLLATIGLYGLLRMPEIFHQVHPAGLITGPALVLILLAAVATRQAEIITSAALVVVFLLITSPLAAHAIAQAAKQRRERRHEEERLERVRDEAEGLDAEPPAADEEQERDPAR from the coding sequence ATGGAGGCCGTCCTCGACGTCGTCGGTGTGGCCCTGCTGATGCTGGGCCTGCTGCTGGCCACGATCGGCCTCTACGGGCTGCTGCGCATGCCGGAGATCTTCCACCAGGTGCACCCGGCCGGCCTCATCACCGGCCCCGCGCTGGTGCTGATCCTGCTCGCGGCCGTCGCCACCCGGCAGGCCGAGATCATCACCAGCGCCGCCCTCGTGGTGGTGTTCCTGCTCATCACCTCGCCGCTCGCCGCGCACGCCATCGCCCAGGCGGCGAAGCAGCGGCGCGAGCGCCGCCACGAGGAGGAGCGGCTGGAGCGGGTGCGCGACGAGGCGGAGGGGCTCGACGCCGAGCCGCCCGCGGCCGACGAGGAGCAGGAGCGGGACCCGGCCCGCTGA
- a CDS encoding monovalent cation/H+ antiporter complex subunit F — MPQLALDIAFGWATLLLVGGGLLLLRAQDAMHRILALEVLVSIVVALLTILSYLRDVSYYIDAALALALLSFTATLVVARYATRGRPF; from the coding sequence ATGCCGCAGCTCGCCCTCGACATCGCCTTCGGCTGGGCCACCCTGCTGCTCGTGGGCGGCGGCCTGCTGCTGCTGCGCGCGCAGGACGCCATGCACCGCATCCTGGCCCTCGAGGTGCTGGTCTCGATCGTGGTCGCCCTGCTGACGATCCTCTCCTACCTGCGCGACGTCTCGTACTACATCGACGCCGCGCTGGCGCTGGCGCTGCTCTCCTTCACGGCCACGCTCGTCGTGGCCCGCTACGCCACCCGTGGGCGGCCGTTCTGA
- a CDS encoding Na+/H+ antiporter subunit E — translation MIGVLVRAGALTAIYLLVLTSVQPGDVLVGGAIGLLIALALRPRHVPRTPRESLQLVVAAAGALTRTAREMVIGSWRVVRFCLGRPEAPGFVEVPRGDRTGHELAMWGLLTGEAPDEVVVDIDRAREVMIVHLTDASDPDGVRERHRRDHERWRRRVAR, via the coding sequence GTGATCGGCGTCCTGGTGCGCGCCGGCGCCCTGACGGCGATCTACCTCCTGGTGCTGACCAGCGTCCAGCCCGGCGACGTGCTCGTGGGCGGCGCGATCGGCCTGCTCATCGCGCTCGCCCTGCGACCGCGCCACGTGCCGCGCACACCCCGCGAGTCGCTCCAGCTCGTGGTGGCGGCGGCCGGGGCCCTGACCCGCACCGCGCGCGAGATGGTCATCGGCTCGTGGCGGGTGGTGCGCTTCTGCCTCGGCCGCCCGGAGGCCCCAGGCTTCGTCGAGGTGCCGCGCGGCGACCGCACCGGCCACGAGCTGGCGATGTGGGGGCTCCTGACGGGCGAGGCCCCCGACGAGGTCGTGGTCGACATCGACCGCGCCCGCGAGGTGATGATCGTGCACCTGACCGACGCGAGCGACCCGGACGGCGTGCGCGAGCGCCACCGGCGCGACCACGAGCGCTGGCGGCGCCGGGTGGCGCGCTGA
- a CDS encoding complex I subunit 5 family protein codes for MSALVVALVVPWAAGAVLCLLDGRRRWVGWLAVAALVVNLVALVALATSVLQDGTVSETTGDWPRGVGITLRADALGALFACFSSFAVLAAMVHEVLDGVRERVFPGLVVLLATGLTGLFVTGDLFNFYVFFELAMTAAYVLATYGGGRRELSAALVFTAVNLIGTFIFLLSVAGVYHVTGSLDMATIAERMTFVDPAVAVMIAIGFFAAFSVKLGLFPFHFWLPTVYTGARPAVAAILSGGLANIGAYGLLRFGGELLPRELEFASAGLIALGAASVLYGGVLAVSRRSASEMLAYSAIGQVGYVLMAIGVGGPVGFAAAILYTAVNAVNKTLLFLTAHMRGGIVAAAFLVGALSVVGIPPAAGFIGKLELFRSMADDPLLLALVFLGGALSFVYALQVYQFDFWRSQRAGRRSRWGQQAVIGVLALVVLAGGVWPEPLLSLSQDAAAALGGAGP; via the coding sequence GTGAGCGCGCTCGTCGTGGCCCTGGTGGTGCCCTGGGCGGCCGGCGCCGTGCTCTGCCTGCTCGACGGGCGGCGGCGCTGGGTGGGCTGGCTCGCCGTGGCGGCGCTGGTGGTCAACCTCGTCGCGCTGGTGGCCCTCGCCACCTCAGTCCTGCAGGACGGGACCGTGTCCGAGACGACCGGCGACTGGCCCCGGGGCGTCGGCATCACCCTGCGCGCCGACGCGCTCGGCGCCCTCTTCGCCTGCTTCTCGTCGTTCGCCGTGCTCGCCGCCATGGTCCACGAGGTGCTCGACGGCGTGCGCGAGCGCGTCTTCCCGGGGCTCGTGGTGCTGCTGGCGACCGGGCTCACCGGCCTGTTCGTGACCGGCGACCTCTTCAACTTCTACGTCTTCTTCGAGCTCGCGATGACGGCCGCCTACGTGCTGGCGACCTACGGCGGCGGGCGCCGCGAGCTGAGCGCCGCGCTCGTGTTCACCGCCGTGAACCTCATCGGCACGTTCATCTTCCTGCTGTCGGTCGCCGGCGTGTACCACGTCACCGGCAGCCTCGACATGGCCACGATCGCCGAGCGCATGACGTTCGTCGACCCGGCGGTCGCGGTGATGATCGCCATCGGCTTCTTCGCCGCCTTCAGCGTCAAGCTCGGGCTCTTCCCCTTCCACTTCTGGCTGCCGACCGTCTACACCGGGGCCCGCCCCGCCGTGGCCGCGATCCTGAGCGGCGGCCTCGCCAACATCGGCGCCTACGGGCTGCTGCGCTTCGGCGGCGAGCTGCTGCCGCGCGAGCTGGAGTTCGCGTCGGCCGGCCTCATCGCGCTCGGCGCCGCCTCGGTGCTCTACGGCGGCGTGCTGGCGGTGTCGCGGCGCAGCGCCAGCGAGATGCTGGCCTACTCGGCGATCGGCCAGGTGGGCTACGTGCTGATGGCGATCGGCGTGGGCGGGCCGGTCGGCTTCGCCGCGGCGATCCTGTACACCGCCGTCAACGCCGTGAACAAGACCCTGCTCTTCCTGACCGCCCACATGCGCGGCGGCATCGTGGCCGCGGCCTTCCTCGTCGGCGCGCTGAGCGTGGTGGGCATCCCGCCCGCGGCCGGCTTCATCGGCAAGCTGGAGCTGTTCCGCTCCATGGCCGACGACCCCCTGCTGCTCGCGCTCGTCTTCCTCGGGGGAGCCCTGTCGTTCGTCTACGCGCTGCAGGTCTACCAGTTCGACTTCTGGCGGTCGCAGCGCGCCGGCCGGCGCAGCCGCTGGGGCCAGCAGGCCGTGATCGGCGTGCTGGCGCTCGTCGTGCTGGCCGGCGGCGTCTGGCCCGAGCCGCTGCTGTCGCTGAGCCAGGACGCGGCCGCCGCCCTCGGGGGGGCCGGCCCGTGA
- a CDS encoding NADH-quinone oxidoreductase subunit K, protein MTLVFALAASALFGIGAYLVLNRDLLRVVLGIVIISQAATLTLIAAALTRGVAPIYPLRGALVSDPLSQAMALTAIVIGLALTALLLVLVLRVVRAYRAKGLDDVAEEEAEREARRERRTAREHEDEEAAAR, encoded by the coding sequence ATGACCCTGGTGTTCGCCCTCGCCGCCTCGGCCCTGTTCGGCATCGGCGCCTACCTGGTGCTGAACCGCGACCTGCTGCGGGTCGTGCTGGGCATCGTGATCATCTCCCAGGCGGCCACCCTGACCCTGATCGCGGCGGCCCTGACGCGCGGCGTCGCCCCGATCTACCCGCTGCGCGGCGCGCTGGTGAGCGACCCGCTCAGCCAGGCGATGGCCCTCACCGCGATCGTGATCGGCCTCGCGCTGACGGCGCTGCTGCTCGTGCTGGTGCTGCGGGTGGTGCGGGCCTACCGCGCGAAGGGCCTCGACGACGTCGCCGAGGAGGAGGCCGAGCGCGAGGCCCGGCGCGAGCGCCGCACCGCCCGCGAGCACGAGGACGAGGAGGCCGCGGCCCGGTGA
- a CDS encoding MnhB domain-containing protein, whose translation MNAVIDTIAPRLLGPALMVAAAIIVKGYTDVGDGFSAGVIVALAIALRYITLGPELTERSLPVLRHSPVVAMTGLLIALGFGFGGVLVGDPPFTHYPRPGEDVVHVGTLELLTAVGFDIGLFMLVAGSLVTLVHHLARLVQEPPP comes from the coding sequence GTGAACGCGGTCATCGACACCATCGCCCCGCGGCTGCTCGGGCCGGCGCTCATGGTCGCCGCGGCGATCATCGTGAAGGGCTACACCGACGTCGGCGACGGCTTCAGCGCGGGCGTGATCGTCGCCCTCGCCATCGCCTTGCGCTACATCACGCTCGGCCCCGAGCTCACCGAGCGCAGCCTGCCCGTGCTGCGCCACTCGCCCGTCGTGGCGATGACCGGCCTGCTCATCGCGCTCGGCTTCGGCTTCGGCGGCGTCCTGGTGGGCGACCCGCCGTTCACCCACTACCCGCGCCCCGGCGAGGACGTCGTCCACGTGGGGACCCTCGAGCTGCTGACCGCGGTGGGCTTCGACATCGGCCTGTTCATGCTCGTGGCCGGGTCGCTGGTCACGCTCGTCCACCACCTGGCCCGGCTCGTGCAGGAGCCGCCGCCATGA
- the mbhE gene encoding hydrogen gas-evolving membrane-bound hydrogenase subunit E has translation MGFVACVAGRIAGGGAIDVAWAPTLGLRLDLAFDGLAALYALLATGIGAVVFAYGAGYLPLHLAHGRRPARHARRFWPWMLLFAASMVGLACARDLVLMFVFFDLTAIASYFLIGFDRDQREARGAALMAMLVTGISAVAMLIGAVLLYAEHGTFSLPELFERAQSDGTTAAAGALIAVAALAKSAQVPLHFWLPRAMAAPTPVSAYLHSAAMVAAGVLVIGRVHPLLARDERVLDALLAIGLASIVIGGVLALAQDELKQILAHSTISQYGYVVALYGMAGPEGAGAAALYVVAHAIAKSALFMTAGTVTEATGASRLSELGGLARRMPVLAAASGAAAATLAALPLTLGFFKDELFFAAAVESGPAIAAMAVLAAALTVAYIGRFWLGLFAGAPGAAPRPVPRLLVWPIALLALVAVAGGVIVEPFARLAGGAAEVTHAGPVAVDPAYHLDASAENLMALAAYALGALLLLATGARTRVAAAVGRAGDVLGPRRLYGSALLAINRWSDALHGAEVRDLRNSIAAVFLPTGVLIGIAFALTPTEDVYSVGSLDWGDSPMVVLLALAVAAGVTVARDGGRVRPVLAISVMGFALAAVYAVVGAPDVALVAVVVESVITLAFIGVYSRLPAAESEEEVRRRRPVRRSRNAIAGAIAGVGAFVAIWAALSRTSVAEGDAAKHIDATPAAHGGDVVTVTLADFRGLDTMVEITVLAVAIVGVASLLRRGGKAW, from the coding sequence GTGGGCTTCGTGGCGTGCGTCGCCGGCCGCATCGCGGGCGGCGGCGCGATCGACGTCGCGTGGGCACCGACCCTGGGGCTGCGCCTCGACCTGGCCTTCGACGGGCTGGCGGCGCTCTACGCGCTGCTCGCGACGGGCATCGGGGCCGTGGTCTTCGCCTACGGCGCCGGCTACCTGCCGCTGCACCTCGCCCACGGCCGCCGCCCCGCGCGCCACGCGCGCCGGTTCTGGCCGTGGATGCTGCTGTTCGCCGCCTCCATGGTGGGGCTCGCCTGCGCGCGCGACCTCGTGCTGATGTTCGTCTTCTTCGACTTGACGGCCATCGCGTCGTACTTCCTGATCGGCTTCGACCGCGACCAGCGCGAGGCGCGCGGCGCGGCGCTGATGGCGATGCTGGTCACGGGCATCAGCGCGGTCGCGATGCTGATCGGCGCGGTGCTGCTCTACGCCGAGCACGGCACGTTCTCGCTGCCCGAGCTGTTCGAGCGGGCGCAGTCCGACGGCACCACCGCCGCGGCGGGCGCCCTGATCGCGGTGGCCGCCCTCGCCAAGAGCGCCCAGGTGCCGCTGCACTTCTGGCTGCCGCGCGCGATGGCGGCGCCCACGCCGGTGTCGGCCTACCTGCACTCGGCCGCGATGGTGGCCGCCGGCGTGCTGGTGATCGGCCGCGTGCACCCGCTGCTGGCCCGCGACGAGCGCGTGCTGGACGCGCTGCTGGCGATCGGGCTCGCGTCGATCGTGATCGGCGGCGTGCTCGCCCTGGCGCAGGACGAGCTCAAGCAGATCCTCGCCCACTCGACGATCTCGCAGTACGGCTACGTGGTGGCGCTCTACGGCATGGCCGGCCCCGAGGGGGCGGGCGCCGCCGCCCTCTACGTGGTCGCCCACGCGATCGCCAAGAGCGCCCTCTTCATGACCGCGGGCACCGTGACGGAGGCGACCGGGGCGTCGCGGCTCTCCGAGCTCGGCGGCCTGGCGCGGCGCATGCCGGTGCTGGCGGCGGCGAGCGGCGCCGCGGCCGCCACCCTCGCCGCGCTGCCGCTGACGCTCGGCTTCTTCAAGGACGAGCTGTTCTTCGCGGCCGCGGTCGAGTCGGGCCCCGCCATCGCGGCGATGGCGGTCCTCGCGGCGGCCCTGACGGTGGCGTACATCGGGCGCTTCTGGCTCGGCCTCTTCGCGGGCGCCCCCGGCGCCGCGCCGCGGCCCGTGCCGCGGCTGCTGGTGTGGCCGATCGCGCTGCTCGCGCTGGTGGCCGTGGCCGGCGGGGTGATCGTGGAGCCGTTCGCGCGGCTCGCGGGGGGCGCCGCCGAGGTGACCCACGCCGGCCCGGTGGCCGTCGACCCCGCCTACCACCTCGACGCGAGCGCCGAGAACCTCATGGCGCTGGCCGCGTACGCGCTCGGGGCGCTCCTGCTGCTGGCGACGGGCGCCCGCACGCGGGTGGCGGCCGCCGTGGGCCGCGCCGGCGACGTGCTCGGCCCGCGCCGGCTGTACGGCTCCGCGCTGCTCGCCATCAACCGCTGGTCCGACGCCCTGCACGGCGCCGAGGTGCGCGACCTGCGCAACAGCATCGCGGCGGTCTTCCTGCCCACCGGCGTGCTGATCGGCATCGCCTTCGCGCTGACGCCGACCGAGGACGTCTACAGCGTGGGCTCGCTCGACTGGGGCGACTCGCCGATGGTCGTGCTGCTCGCGCTGGCGGTCGCCGCCGGCGTGACCGTCGCCCGCGACGGCGGCCGGGTGCGCCCGGTGCTGGCGATCTCCGTGATGGGCTTCGCGCTCGCCGCGGTCTACGCCGTGGTGGGCGCCCCCGACGTGGCGCTGGTGGCCGTGGTGGTCGAGTCGGTGATCACGCTCGCCTTCATCGGCGTCTACTCGCGGCTGCCGGCCGCCGAGTCGGAGGAGGAGGTGCGGCGGCGCCGGCCGGTGCGCCGCTCGCGCAACGCGATCGCCGGCGCGATCGCGGGCGTGGGCGCGTTCGTGGCCATCTGGGCGGCGCTCTCGCGCACCAGCGTCGCCGAGGGCGACGCCGCCAAGCACATCGACGCGACGCCCGCCGCCCACGGCGGCGACGTGGTGACGGTGACGCTCGCCGACTTCCGCGGGCTCGACACCATGGTCGAGATCACGGTGCTCGCGGTGGCGATCGTCGGCGTCGCCAGCCTGCTCCGGCGCGGGGGCAAGGCCTGGTGA